From Drosophila nasuta strain 15112-1781.00 chromosome X, ASM2355853v1, whole genome shotgun sequence, one genomic window encodes:
- the LOC132796034 gene encoding protein ILRUN → MDVEENYESQNATETPPQQQQQQQQQSGQGQQQQLQLLQDMQCEPLFGSTTNTTTTTNPMMDTNNIAIPLPPPPGMGLVVSATQAATTTQNNKLISPSPSSSTLPTNDYDIDSLLLQQFSCMGTTDHEDLISQFQSLMNNQMNRESSRFYLEMSNWNLQTAVGCYLDFCSAQSFPSMKIVQGLHVNAQQQAFQLQNDGTERWPIGCFLTSPIQTQRINVPSLRPGETCDILADLMPTQPAIMWRLSTPSGWHFGDPIWMIPPGTQASQDELQQRMVQLITSDAKPEVYPQIKIVITAHTQ, encoded by the exons ATGGATGTGGAGGAAAATTACGAATCACAAAATGCCACAGAGACtccgccacagcagcaacagcagcagcagcagcaatctggacaaggacaacagcagcagttgcaactgctgcaggaTATGCAATGCGAACCGCTGTTTGGCAGCACAACCAacacgacaacaaccacaaatcCAATGATGGACACAAACAACATTGCGATAccgctgccaccgccaccagGAATGGGTTTGGTTGTGTCAGCGACACAGGCGGCGACAACAACGCAGAACAACAAACTCAtttcgccgtcgccgtcgtcgtcaaCGCTGCCAACGAATGATTATGATATTGattcgctgctgttgcaacaatTCAGTTGCATGGGCACCACAGATCATGAGGATCTGATCAGTCAGTTCCAGAGTCTCATGAACAATCAAATGAATCGCGAGTCATCTCGTTTCTATCTAGAAATGAGCAATTG gaaCTTGCAAACTGCCGTTGGTTGCTATCTGGACTTTTGCAGCGCGCAATCGTTTCCATCGATGAAAATCGTTCAGGGGCTGCATGTGAATGCGCAACAGCAGGCATTCCAATTGCAAAACGATGGCACCGAACGTTGGCCCATCGGCTGCTTTCTAACATCGCCCATACAGACGCAACGCATCAATGTGCCGTCCCTGCGTCCTGGCGAAACTTGTGATATATTGGCTGATCTAATGCCCACACAGCCGGCGATTATGTGGCGTCTCTCCACGCCCTCCGGCTGGCACTTTGGCG ATCCCATTTGGATGATACCGCCGGGCACGCAGGCCAGCCAGGATGAGCTGCAGCAGCGCATGGTGCAGCTGATCACATCGGATGCGAAGCCAGAAGTTTATCCACAGATCAAAATCGTGATAACCGCGCATACACAATGA
- the LOC132796033 gene encoding dihydroorotate dehydrogenase (quinone), mitochondrial-like yields MAPQPKRFAPLRTLGIFVASVTAVYMGLTAYENQDSLIRTFIMPAVRRLPVEMSHNLALLACKYRINPVSQHLDDYNLNTSFFGRLISNPIGIAAGFDRNAEALHGLKDLGFGFIEIGSVTPMAQKGNGRTRLFGLYEDRKIMGSSDGFDSDGHYVVMQRLRRALARNDFKAIVGVNLGSNRSSTTPTRDYATGVKTFGPVADFLVVNATSASTASGQPSWANKKQLIEVLTAVNNARSQLQQRKTVPILLKLSPDMTLDEMKDTAAVISMRKCRVEGLIVANSTATRDNLSPSLVSHDNNGALSDAPLRERSTKQIARMYELTKGSVTIVGVGGISSGRDAFEKIQAGASFVQLYTALVYEGPDLVDRIKGELSMLLKESGYANVRDAVGSNYKQYLPGK; encoded by the exons ATGGCGCCGCAACCAAAGAGATTT GCTCCACTGCGAACACTGGGCATATTTGTGGCCAGTGTGACCGCAGTATACATGGGTCTAACGGCCTACGAGAACCAGGATAGTCTCATTCGGACATTCATAATGCCGGCAGTGCGCCGCCTGCCAGTTGAGATGTCGCACAATCTGGCGCTGCTGGCGTGCAAATATCGGATTAATCCCGTTTCCCAACATCTGGATGATTACAATTTGAACACCTCGTTCTTCGGACGACTCATTAGCAATCCCATTGGCATTGCGGCCGGCTTTGATCGCAACGCTGAGGCACTGCATGGCCTAAAGGATTTGGGTTTTGGTTTCATCGAGATTGGCAGCGTGACACCAATGGCCCAGAAAGGCAACGGCCGAACACGCCTCTTTGGCCTGTATGAAGATCGGAAGATCATGGGATCAAGCGATGGCTTCGATAGTGACGGACATTATGTGGTGATGCAACGTTTGAGGCGGGCGCTCGCTCGCAATGATTTCAAGGCGATTGTCGGCGTTAATCTCGGCTCCAATCGGAGCTCAACCACGCCCACTCGAGACTATGCGACAGGGGTCAAGACTTTTGGGCCAGTGGCCGATTTTCTGGTGGTGAATGCAACAAGTGCGTCAACAGCAAGCGGACAACCTAGCTGGGCGAATAAGAAGCAATTGATTGAGGTGCTGACGGCAGTGAATAATGCCAGATCGCAACTGCAGCAACGGAAAACTGTGCCGATTTTATTGAAACTTTCGCCTGACATGACGCTAGACGAAATGAAAGACACTGCTGCGGTTATTTCTATGCGAAAATGCCGTGTCGAAGGTCTCATTGTGGCCAATTCGACGGCGACACGCGACAATCTGTCGCCATCTTTGGTGTCGCATGATAATAACGGTGCTTTAAGTGATGCTCCACTGCGAGAGCGATCCACAAAGCAAATTGCACGCATGTACGAACTGACCAAGGGCAGTGTGACCATCGTTGGCGTTGGCGGTATTTCATCGGGCAGGGATGCATTTGAGAAAATTCAAGCTGGCGCCTCGTTTGTGCAGCTTTACACGGCCCTGGTTTACGAAGGCCCCGATTTGGTAGATCGCATCAAAGGGGAACTCTCGATGCTGCTCAAAGAGTCAGGCTATGCTAACGTACGCGACGCTGTTGGCTCCAATTACAAACAATATCTGCCCGGCAAATAA